In Thermoleophilia bacterium, the DNA window TCCAAGAACGACGCTCGCGGTCTTGCGGCCGACCCCGGGGAGCGTGACCAGTTCGTCCATGGTGCCCGGTACCTCACCGCCGAAGCGGTCTTCCAGAGCCGCTGCCATGGCAATGAGCACCTTCGACTTCGCACGGAAGAAGCCGGTGGAGTGGACGATTCCCTCCACGTCGGCGGGCTCGGCCGCCGCGAGGTCGGTGGGGGACGGGTAGCGAGCGAACAGGGCGGGTGTCACCTGATTGACACGCACATCGGTGCACTGTGCCGACAGGATGACGGCCGCGAGCAACTCGAATGCGTTGCGGTGGCGGAGGGGGATGGGGACGTGGGGCCGGTCTTCGGCGAGGATTTGGGCCACCGCCCGCCCACGCCCCGTCCGCGATCGGGGTCGTCGTTGCCGCGCCGGCTTGACGTGTGGGGACGGCATACCCCGACGGTACTCGGCCTCGGGTGCCGGGATCGACCGGGGTCCATGCGGTGATGTGCCCGACGCGGCCACCGTCGCCTCGGCGAGACCCGACCCCTCGGTAGACAGACCCGTCTGCCCGACCCTTACGGTGCCACCCGCTCCCGCACCGGGTGATCGGGACGGGAGCGGACGCACTCGGGGATCAGCCCCCGGTGATGATCGCTTGGCGCGCGCGGCTCGTGGGCATGACCAACTCCGCCACCTGCGCACCGTTGATCTCGGCGACGATGATCTCGCCGACCTCGTCGTGCGCGGACGAGAACAGGCCGCGACGCGTGAGCGCCTCGGCTGCCGCGGCGTTGTCCTCGGTTGGGGTGAGGTAGTGGATCGCCTTCGCCTTGTATCGGTGGATGAGGAACAGGTGCATCAACGTCATGAGACGCTTACGGCGCAGGTTCACGTCGAACGTGTTCTGGTCGCGCACCGATAGGAATACGCGACCCGCGCGGTCCTCCATGACGCTGAACACGATGTTGGCCGCTTTCTCGCCCGAGGGGTCCTTGACGGACAGTTCGAGGATCTGCGACCCCGGCGTATGCGGCCGGAGCGAAACGGTGAGGTCGCCCACGCCGTTGTGCTCGCGCCACGGAACGAGCCACTCGGCGAGGAGCTTCGGCGGAACCTCGGTCTGCACGAGGTGCTGGCTCTGTGTGGAACCCGCGCCCATCGCCCTGGTGGTGGCCGTCTGGCCCGAGAGCGACGCGAGCGCGGCGTCGGCCCGGGGGCCGCCCACGAGGGTCTGCGGAGTGCGGTATGGCGACTCCAGCAGGCGGAAGCGCCGCTGCAGGCGGGCGAGGGCCAGCATGCCGTCCTCGCGGAGCGACTGCGAGAACTCCTCGGCGGCGAGGCCGTCGATCTGATGGCCACCGTAGGTGATGAAGTTGAAGACGTACCCGAGCTTGCCGATCTCGGCGGGGAACTCCCGCATCTCGTCATCGCTCATGCCCGTGGTGTCCCAACTGAACGACGGCGACAGGTTGTACGCCAGCATCTGGTTGGGATAGACGGCGTGGATCGCCTCGGCGAAGACCTTGGCGTCCTCGAGGTCGGCGGTCTTCGTCTCCATCCAGAGGATGTCGGCGAAGGGCGCAACGGCCAACGACTTGGCCACGGCGTACGGGATGCCGCCACGGATCTGGAAGTAGCCCTCCGGGGTCTTGGCCCGGTCCGCGCTCCAGTGGACCTCGACGCCCATCTCGCGGGCCTTCTGGCGAATCTCGTACCAGCCGGCGCGGTGCGAGAAGACGTTCCACTCCCCGACGCTCATGCCGACGTCGGTGCCCTCGTCGTTACGGAATTTAATGGCGTCAGCCACGGCCTCGGCGAGGGTGGACAGCTTGGCACCGGCCTCCCACTCGGCCAGGAACGCATCGGCGGCCAGGTCGAGGGTCTTCTCGGGCAGCGCGGCCGGGTTGGCCACGTGGGCCGCGCCGATCGCGGCGACCGTGGCGGCAACACCACTCTGTGTGAGCCACGCGTCGGCCGCCGCCGACTCGCCCGGGGACACGGCGTAGAGCAGGTGGCCGTTGAGCTCGGGGATACCGGCGTCGTGCAACTGGCGGATGACGGCCAAGTACGCGGCGCGGTAGGCGGGCACGGCGTCACCGTTGGCGCCGAGGATGAACGGCTGGTCGCGCTCGTCGCCGCAGCCGTCGAGCAGGTTGGCCGCCTCGGCATCGGTGCGGCAGACGATGATGCCGGGCACGCCCATGACGTCGAGCTGGAAGCGGGCCGCGGAGGCGCGCTTGATCTGCTCGTCGGACGGGACGAGCACCTTGCCGCCCTGATGGCCACACTTCTTGGCACCGGGCTTCTGGTCCTCGATGTGGTAGCCCGGCACGCCCACCTCGACGAAGCGCCGGATGAGGTTGCGCACGTGCGCGTCGCCACCGTGACCGGTGTCGGCGTCGGCGATGATGAACGGTCGGTAGTCCACCTCAGGTGTGGCGGCGAGTTCGGCCTCACTCATGTGGGCACGGTGGAACGTCTGGTTGCGGTCGGCCGTGAGGAGGGCGCGGACGATGCTCGCGGCTTCATCCGGAACCTGGCTCAGGGGGTACGACGCGAGGTCGGGACCCGGGTCCTCAGTGACGGACCCCTTGGCCGACGTGGCCCATCCGCCGAGGTAGATGCCCTCGATGCCAGCGCGCTTCTGGGCAACCGCTTGGCCGGGCGAGTACGGACCGTAGGTCGTGATGGACCGGCCCTCGGCGTAGAGGTCGCGGAGGTGGGCGTAGAAGCCCTCGGCTGCCTCGCGGGCGACCGTATAGTCGCTCGCGACGGTGCCCTTCTGCTCGGCGACCATGCGCGGGGAGTAA includes these proteins:
- a CDS encoding isocitrate lyase family protein; protein product: MSAFEAGIQKTREYMESPRFAEITRLYSPRMVAEQKGTVASDYTVAREAAEGFYAHLRDLYAEGRSITTYGPYSPGQAVAQKRAGIEGIYLGGWATSAKGSVTEDPGPDLASYPLSQVPDEAASIVRALLTADRNQTFHRAHMSEAELAATPEVDYRPFIIADADTGHGGDAHVRNLIRRFVEVGVPGYHIEDQKPGAKKCGHQGGKVLVPSDEQIKRASAARFQLDVMGVPGIIVCRTDAEAANLLDGCGDERDQPFILGANGDAVPAYRAAYLAVIRQLHDAGIPELNGHLLYAVSPGESAAADAWLTQSGVAATVAAIGAAHVANPAALPEKTLDLAADAFLAEWEAGAKLSTLAEAVADAIKFRNDEGTDVGMSVGEWNVFSHRAGWYEIRQKAREMGVEVHWSADRAKTPEGYFQIRGGIPYAVAKSLAVAPFADILWMETKTADLEDAKVFAEAIHAVYPNQMLAYNLSPSFSWDTTGMSDDEMREFPAEIGKLGYVFNFITYGGHQIDGLAAEEFSQSLREDGMLALARLQRRFRLLESPYRTPQTLVGGPRADAALASLSGQTATTRAMGAGSTQSQHLVQTEVPPKLLAEWLVPWREHNGVGDLTVSLRPHTPGSQILELSVKDPSGEKAANIVFSVMEDRAGRVFLSVRDQNTFDVNLRRKRLMTLMHLFLIHRYKAKAIHYLTPTEDNAAAAEALTRRGLFSSAHDEVGEIIVAEINGAQVAELVMPTSRARQAIITGG
- the nth gene encoding endonuclease III, whose product is MPSPHVKPARQRRPRSRTGRGRAVAQILAEDRPHVPIPLRHRNAFELLAAVILSAQCTDVRVNQVTPALFARYPSPTDLAAAEPADVEGIVHSTGFFRAKSKVLIAMAAALEDRFGGEVPGTMDELVTLPGVGRKTASVVLGQWFGVPAIAVDTHVLRLSRRLGLTDSSDPVRVEADLKEVWPRNAWADTGLRLIMHGREVCPARRPRCEICALANACPSAKRP